In a single window of the Elaeis guineensis isolate ETL-2024a chromosome 4, EG11, whole genome shotgun sequence genome:
- the LOC105043099 gene encoding zinc finger protein 11-like, with protein MEKGGRSSRDNSDNHNSSSNKKVREPWSCTQVGKGDTVCSDLIGGFLWPPRSYTCSFCKREFRSAQALGGHMNVHRRDRARLRQSPPWDPPLSNHTPNPNPSGTLIPNLNVSPPSNASDTRLSPRTYRFPSLLSPLNCFSSSSSSTSLAELFSSRGGDLKGMEAVKALFGVEELRDLMKEGTADEFRREGEVVRLDLEIGTRGDSEEDDLDLELRLGYT; from the coding sequence ATGGAGAAGGGTGGTAGAAGCTCTAGAGACAACAGCGACAATCATAACAGCAGCAGCAACAAGAAGGTTAGAGAGCCATGGAGTTGTACCCAAGTGGGAAAAGGGGACACTGTTTGTAGTGACTTGATAGGAGGCTTCTTATGGCCTCCAAGGTCATATACTTGTAGCTTTTGCAAGAGGGAATTTAGGTCAGCGCAGGCCCTTGGTGGTCACATGAATGTCCATAGAAGGGACAGAGCTAGATTGAGGCAGTCTCCACCATGGGATCCCCCACTTTCTAACCATACCCCTAACCCTAATCCAAGCGGTACCCTCATCCCTAACCTTAATGTTTCACCACCTTCTAACGCTAGTGATACTAGGCTTTCTCCAAGGACCTATAGATTCCCCTCCCTTCTCTCTCCTCTCAACTGTTTCTCTTCCTCGTCATCTTCGACCTCCTTAGCTGAACTGTTCAGCTCCAGAGGTGGAGATTTGAAGGGCATGGAAGCAGTGAAGGCCTTGTTTGGGGTTGAAGAGTTGAGAGATCTTATGAAGGAAGGCACAGCTGATGAGTTCAGAAGGGAAGGAGAGGTTGTGAGACTGGACTTGGAGATTGGAACACGAGGTGATTCGGAGGAAGATGATTTGGATTTAGAGCTTCGACTTGGTTACACTTAA
- the LOC105043101 gene encoding uncharacterized protein, with amino-acid sequence MPAKIEYYLKLDVNTVSPSLPIHLRNADNSNVDVVVPTPILLLQVSPQIFSIPPYLPSSLIFPSLDWELDMEGGHNKDTKTSSGEAGSPEPASDDAGTMRSYYECMFCKRGFTTAQALGGHMNIHRKDRARMQHGRMASSVSGKAEEDSEGYGYNKPYSNQNRTFYPRVSESLKNYNLYFPPASSSGGRDTRVAADDDMGSQRQGELSLFGQELQLGLGTHFDDDSRAVCEEEKRKDDDDEEELDLELRLGHQP; translated from the coding sequence ATGCCGGCCAAAATAGAATACTACCTAAAGCTAGACGTTAATACCGTGTCCCCCTCACTTCCCATTCACTTGAGAAACGCTGACAATAGCAATGTTGATGTCGTTGTCCCCACACCAATACTTCTTTTACAAGTCTCCCCCCAAATCTTCTCCATCCCTCCCTACCTCCCTTCTTCCCTGATCTTTCCTTCCTTAGATTGGGAGTTGGACATGGAAGGTGGTCACAACAAGGACACCAAGACGTCGAGCGGTGAGGCCGGCTCCCCGGAGCCAGCGAGCGATGATGCCGGGACCATGCGATCCTACTATGAGTGCATGTTTTGCAAGAGGGGGTTCACCACCGCACAAGCCCTGGGCGGCCACATGAACATCCACCGGAAAGATCGAGCTAGGATGCAGCATGGCCGGATGGCGTCTTCGGTCTCTGGAAAGGCCGAAGAGGACTCAGAAGGCTATGGATATAATAAACCATACTCCAACCAAAATCGGACCTTCTATCCTCGGGTCTCCGAGTCCTTGAAGAACTATAACTTGTACTTCCCGCCGGCATCATCTTCCGGTGGTAGGGATACAAGGGTGGCTGCGGATGATGATATGGGCTCGCAGAGGCAAGGCGAGCTGAGCCTTTTTGGTCAGGAGCTGCAGCTGGGCTTGGGCACGCATTTTGATGACGACTCAAGAGCGGTGtgtgaagaagagaagaggaaggatgatgatgatgaagaggaACTCGATTTAGAGCTTAGGCTGGGCCATCAGCCCTAG